The Populus trichocarpa isolate Nisqually-1 chromosome 11, P.trichocarpa_v4.1, whole genome shotgun sequence genome has a segment encoding these proteins:
- the LOC18102940 gene encoding cysteine-rich repeat secretory protein 38: MAMLPSKLLFFFSPVFIHLLVLTMAQTNLLQHFCIENHGNFSANSDYKSNLDRLISSFSSDTNNDYGFYTGSFGENIDKAYAISLCRGDKKPETCRSCIKNSSQVLSQLCPNQKEAYIWYDDCMLRYANHTIFNSMEFGPYFWMYNPVNVTDENEFNEVLNALLGRLINFAALGDSRRKFAAGNATAEKSQQTMYALVQCTPDLTQQQCSDCLNQAIKLIPTCCSKRQGGRVVSPSCHFRYEKDPFYDLASTSPLPP, translated from the coding sequence ATGGCAATGTTACCATCAAAATTGCTGTTCTTTTTTAGTCCAGTTTTCATTCACCTCCTCGTTCTCACTATGGCACAAACAAATCTGCTTCAGCACTTTTGTATAGAAAATCATGGTAACTTCAGTGCTAATAGTGACTACAAATCAAACCTCGATCGCCTTATCTCCTCCTTCTCTTCTGATACAAATAATGATTATGGATTTTACACTGGCTCCTTTGGCGAAAACATCGACAAAGCTTATGCAATTTCGCTTTGTAGAGGAGATAAAAAGCCTGAAACCTGCCGTAGTTGCATTAAAAATTCCAGCCAAGTGCTCTCACAACTTTGTCCGAACCAAAAGGAGGCCTATATTTGGTATGATGATTGTATGTTGAGGTATGCAAACCATACCATTTTTAACAGTATGGAATTCGGTCCGTACTTTTGGATGTACAACCCGGTTAATGTTACCGACGAAAATGAGTTCAATGAGGTGCTAAATGCCTTGTTAGGCAGACTGATAAATTTTGCAGCGTTAGGTGATTCACGAAGAAAATTTGCAGCAGGAAATGCGACCGCAGAAAAGTCTCAACAAACGATGTATGCACTTGTTCAGTGCACTCCTGATTTGACTCAGCAGCAATGCAGCGATTGCCTGAATCAAGCTATCAAATTGATTCCAACATGCTGTTCTAAGAGGCAAGGAGGGAGGGTGGTTTCACCTAGCTGTCACTTTCGATACGAAAAGGACCCTTTCTATGACCTTGCAAGCACTTCGCCACTGCCACCATAG